A genomic window from Fusarium falciforme chromosome 2, complete sequence includes:
- a CDS encoding HNHc domain-containing protein, with translation MSRSLSAVSSLEVRNLNYDQIRFYHPGYLKPLNLLFCLPRVDYSAEDNAYGVHYRTALTACQIVANNAFEKGRLARDDKGQDIVADDEKVLLERDYWFFIEDDERYAVVPCFNDWQFPHDKLPDWWIAPTSSLGLHTKRCAVTNTSYAFTWAHLIPREEQQWFNKNGMGLYGGGSHSLDDQHNILPLKADLYVCFDQSVFALVPKQHREPNGELRTEYVLHVLDARESEFAALYHDRPIKCLVSGSREYLFARFAWTVISRIKPFLTSGVGRRVVRFRVRACDGDTDEENLRAEMQNVFMDAKKLEALYGGGGRKRAVSLEDNVHHLFSWMPRGLLQHRLRPVHASLV, from the exons ATGTCTCGCTCACTATCCGCAGTGTCGTCCCTCGAGGTCAGGAACCTCAACTATGACCAAATACGCTTCTATCATCCTGGCTATCTGAAGCCCCTCAACTTGCTGTTCTGTTTGCCCCGCGTTGATTATAGTGCCGAGGATAACGCCTACGGCGTTCATTATCGGACAGCTCTTACGGCTTGTCAGATTGTTGCAAATAATGCTTTTGAGAAGGGGAGGCTTGCGAGGGATGATAAGGGCCAGGATATAGTGGCGGATGATGAAAAGGTGTTGCTTGAGAGGGACTATTGGTTCTTTATTGAGGATGATG AACGATATGCTGTTGTGCCCTGTTTCAATGACTGGCAGTTCCCCCACGACAAACTCCCGGACTGGTGGATCGCCCCAACTTCGTCACTTGGCCTCCACACCAAACGCTGTGCCGTGACCAACACCAGTTACGCATTCACATGGGCACATTTAATCCCCAGGGAGGAACAGCAATGGTTTAACAAGAACGGTATGGGACTTTATGGTGGAGGGTCTCACAGTTTGGACGACCAACACAATATCCTCCCTCTCAAGGCGGATCTTTACGTGTGCTTTGACCAGAGCGTCTTTGCCCTCGTTCCCAAGCAACACCGCGAACCAAATGGAGAATTACGTACGGAATATGTTCTCCACGTTCTCGATGCCCGAGAATCAGAATTTGCAGCCCTCTACCACGACCGCCCCATCAAATGCCTCGTCTCTGGAAGTCGAGAATACCTCTTTGCCCGCTTCGCCTGGACCGTAATCTCACGCATCAAACCGTTCCTAACATCCGGCGTCGGCAGACGCGTAGTCCGATTCAGGGTCAGAGCATGCGACGGCGACACGGACGAGGAGAACCTACGCGCAGAGATGCAGAATGTCTTTAtggatgccaagaagcttgagGCTCTGTATGGGGGTggggggaggaagagggctgTTTCCCTGGAAG ACAACGTGCATCATTTGTTCTCTTGGATGCCCAGGGGTTTGCTGCAGCATCGGTTACGTCCTGTTCATGCTTCACTTGTTTAG
- a CDS encoding MFS domain-containing protein — MGSASYTLEPVKTGDKYHVATQEHVSIPLDSEVEPYGPAGFRGLFSSPYVALCAAFSAIGGLLFGYDQGVISVTLVMDHFLDRFPEVADNAPGAGFKKGLMTAMITLGAFIGAMNQGWIADWASRKRSIMIAVVIFTIGSALQTAALNFDMLVAGRFIGGVGIGMLSMVVPLYIGEISPPEIRGSLLVFESLFVVLGIVIAFWITYSTKDMSSHWSWQLPFLIQIFPGIILGVGAIFLPFSPRWLASKGREEEALENLVKLRRLPESDRRVKREWIEIIAEARFQTGVLAERHPMLTSPDNKTVSSAIKLEIVSWTDCFKAGCWRRTLVGAGLMFFQQFIGINALIYYSPTLFGTMGLDLNMQLIMSGVLNIIQLVGVFTSLWTLDRFGRKTILLIGSVLTVIPLVIIAVTVGLFSDSWPTHRAEGWTSVAFLLFYMLIFGGSWAPTPWAVPAEVFPSSLRAKGVAISTCSNWINNFIIGLITPPLVQATGFGAYVFFAVFGLLSFAFVWFCVPETRGKTLEEMDTVFGDRSGGDDIAKKEHVLREVYNEKMSGASTPKE; from the exons ATGGGTTCAGCATCATATACTCTCGAACCAGTCAAGACTGGGGACAAATACCATGTCGCAACGCAAGAGCACGTCTCCATCCCCCTCGACTCTGAAGTCGAACCCTACGGACCAGCTG GTTTCCGCggtctcttctcctccccctATGTAGCCCTCTGCGCAGCCTTCTCCGCCATCGGCGGCCTCCTCTTTGGCTACGATCAAGGCGTTATCAGTGTCACGCTCGTCATGGATCACTTCTTGGATCGGTTCCCTGAGGTGGCAGACAATGCTCCCGGCGCTGGCTTCAAGAAGGGCCTAATGACGGCCATGATTACGCTTGGTGCCTTTATCGGCGCTATGAACCAGGGCTGGATCGCGGACTGGGCGTCTCGCAAGCGATCCATCATGATTGCTGTTGTCATCTTTACGATTGGGTCTGCTCTTCAGACTGCGGCTCTCAATTTTGATATGCTTGTCGCCGGACGATTCATCGGCGGTGTCGGTATTGGCAT GCTCTCCATGGTTGTCCCCCTCTACATCGGCGAAATCTCTCCCCCCGAAATCCGCGGCTCCCTTCTCGTCTTCGAATCCctcttcgtcgtcctcggcatcgtcatcgcctTCTGGATCACATACTCAACAAAAGACATGAGCAGCCACTGGTCCTGGCAACTTCCCTTCCTCATCCAAATCTTCCCCGGCATAATCCTCGGTGTCGGTGCCATCTTTCTCCCTTTCTCCCCTCGCTGGCTCGCCTCTAAGGGTCGTGAGGAGGAAGCTTTGGAGAACCTCGTCAAGCTGAGACGACTTCCGGAGAGTGATCGCCGTGTTAAGAGGGAGTGGATCGAAATTATCGCTGAGGCTCGTTTCCAAACTGGCGTTCTTGCCGAAAGGCATCCTATGCTTACGTCTCCCGATAACAAGACCGTGTCGAGCGCCATCAAGCTGGAGATTGTTAGCTGGACTGACTGCTTCAAGGCCGGTTGCTGGCGTCGCACCCTCGTAGGTGCTGGGCTCATGTTCTTCCAACAGTTTATTGGAATTAACGCCTTGATCTACTATTCACCCACGCTCTTTGGCACAATGGGCTTGGATCTCAATATGCAGCTCATCATGTCGGGTGTATTGAACATTATCCAACTCGTCGGTGTTTTCACTAGCTTGTGGACCTTGGACCGCTTCGGTCGAAAGACGATTCTTCTTATCGGCAGTGTCCTGACTGTCATCCCTCTCGTCATTATCGCCGTCACGGTTGGCTTGTTCTCTGATAGCTGGCCTACTCACCGCGCCGAGGGATGGACCAGCGTTGCATTTTTGCTCTTCTACATGCTCATCTTTGGCGGCTCTTGGGCTCCTACTCCTTGGGCTGTCCCGGCGGAAGTCTTCCCATCCAGCCTTCGAGCCAAGGGTGTCGCCATCTCTACCTGCTCAA ACTGGATCAACAACTTCATCATCGGCCTCATCACCCCTCCACTCGTCCAAGCCACCGGTTTCGGAGCCTACGTGTTCTTTGCCGTCTTCGGTCTTCTATCCTTTGCCTTTGTCTGGTTCTGTGTGCCCGAGACACGAGGCAAGACTCTCGAGGAGATGGACACTGTGTTCGGAGATCGCAGTGGCGGGGATGATATTGCCAAGAAAGAGCATGTGCTGCGGGAGGTTTATAACGAGAAGATGAGTGGTGCCTCGACTCCCAAGGAATAG
- a CDS encoding AAA-16 domain-containing protein, translating to MAAAAIDASAFDVIARCLTVALDVYRVVRDVHHGEQASIAVADFAGLSDALSKSVQHIKGVVQETGRYGHGQPLFLIRFACVKISEDLIVHIDRVLKSPVVKDELIDSAEFCDLWSLDDLHALGLRLDQVVHRFKEMREDSGLDDAEGALQHLSLGDLAASDIDPDETDSLAQQLMSAPASPTSAPRLAPAGIINDFILESLAYSSMRDREDEVTEAHSRTLEWIFDDSPLTQPLRNAFRDSFTTWLKTNELGPIYWITGKPGSGKSTLMRFLSQDRTAMEYLRLWAADKPINTAGFFFWTSGSRQQRSQTGLLRSLLHQLLSSNPELIAKTFPDLWTRVRQMTTKERISLELEWTIADLRAALDTFLNAALKDASICLFIDGLDEFDGDHHEIIDFFKSLTTRDNGNSLKMCLSSRPWAVFDEAFGNSVPNTKLQDLSYEDMCRYVKDAFRSNTPLRRLMRTSETSGQLILATVERADGVFLWVRLAVERMLSAFARREELETLQKTLQSLPSDLDALFEKLLFQDQSGSEVLDTAALFQLIHAREVVADFIKDESSTSLTIWELAFALHKEDDAAALEREVCEATDEELQTRCATTARHIKNRFSGLLNIHQRRIGNQRVHRADVAKLVTSCRVIYIHRTVRDWLMEANGAGERLKARQSQDFDAHLRLLRSYVLRLKFPLDEIEHHRRLDEWYPDIALAMSHARYIANDPENLQRPLLNEMNETLSWLWLEKPSDPYDHWAKSTFGAYEIRMKAPPIRRPFLCLATKFGLREYVSQEVQHAQTSNGEDEEREDDSTPLLSYATEFLCSRNKTIFPLSSPKLVRFLITHQSTINPGPDHKYRHFVTGQSITPWLAVLRHLRDAKRRNWIEHYDIDPEGTQRWAEIVTIFIEHADAKAVVKRDAWDPEITALGVMKLLEDTYGAADMQRLRVLMESRIEQMQ from the exons ATGGCCGCTGCTGCAATTGACGCGTCTGCTTTTGACGTTATCGCGAGGTGTCTGACTGTCGCTCTTGATGTTTATCGCGTCGTTCGAGATGTTCATCATGGAGAGCAGGCCTCGATTGCTGTCGCTGACTTTGCTGGGCTGTCGGATGCGCTGTCAAAGTCGGTCCAGCACATCAAGGGCGTTGTCCAAGAGACCGGCCGCTACGGGCACGGCCAGCCTCTTTTTTTGATCAGGTTCGCTTGTGTCAAGATATCCGAGGACCTCATCGTCCATATTGATCGCGTGTTGAAGTCGCCCGTCGTCAAAGACGAGCTGATTGACAGCGCCGAATTTTGTGACTTGTGGTCGCTCGACGATCTTCATGCCCTTGGCTTGCGACTTGACCAAGTCGTGCATCGCTTCAAGGAGATGAGAGAGGATTCCGG ccttgatgatgccgaAGGCGCCCTGCAACACCTTTCGCTGGGTGATTTGGCTGCCAGCGACATCGATCCTGACGAGACGGACAGTCTCGCCCAGCAGCTCATGTCGGCGCCTGCCAGTCCTACCTCAGCTCCACGCCTTGCCCCCGCCGGAATCATCAACGACTTCATCCTCGAAAGTCTTGCGTACTCGAGCATGCGCGACCGTGAGGATGAAGTGACTGAAGCCCACTCACGAACTCTCGAATGGATCTTCGACGATTCTCCCCTCACTCAACCTCTGCGCAATGCGTTTCGCGATTCTTTTACTACGTGGCTCAAGACAAATGAGCTGGGCCCCATCTATTGGATCACTGGGAAGCCTGGCTCCGGCAAGTCCACCCTCATGAGGTTCCTCTCCCAGGACCGTACGGCCATGGAGTACCTGCGTCTTTGGGCAGCCGATAAGCCCATCAACACTGCGggtttcttcttctggacGAGTGGTTCCCGACAGCAACGATCGCAAACAGGCTTGCTTCGCTCGCTCCTCCACCAGCTCCTCTCGTCGAACCCAGAGCTCATCGCCAAGACATTTCCCGATCTTTGGACAAGGGTGAGGCAGATGACGACCAAGGAGAGGATCAGTCTCGAGCTGGAGTGGACCATCGCCGACCTGAGAGCTGCCCTTGACACGTTTCTCAACGCCGCGCTGAAGGACGCAAGCATCTGCCTCTTCATTGATGGCTTAGACGAATTCGACGGCGACCATCACGAGATTATCGACTTCTTCAAAAGTCTAACGACGAGAGATAATGGCAACTCCCTCAAGATGTGCCTCTCATCTCGTCCTTGGGCAGTCTTTGACGAGGCCTTTGGCAACTCCGTGCCCAACACCAAGCTACAGGATCTTAGCTACGAGGACATGTGTCGTTACGTCAAGGACGCGTTCAGATCCAACACACCGCTTCGAAggctgatgaggacgagTGAGACGAGTGGGCAATTGATCTTGGCCACTGTCGAGAGAGCGGATGGCGTGTTTCTCTGGGTCCGACTTGCGGTTGAGAGGATGCTGTCGGCATTCGCGCGACgcgaggagcttgagacGTTGCAAAAGACACTGCAGAGCCTTCCGTCGGATCTGGATGCTCTGTTTGAGAAGCTGCTGTTCCAGGATCAATCCGGGTCCGAAGTCCTCGATACCGCGGCCCTCTTCCAGCTCATCCACGCCAGGGAAGTCGTCGCCGACTTTATAAAGGATGAGTCGTCGACTTCCCTCACCATCTGGGAGCTGGCATTTGCCCTCcacaaagaagatgatgctgctgcgCTGGAACGCGAGGTCTGTGAGGCGACAGATGAAGAGCTTCAGACACGGTGTGCGACAACGGCGCGACACATCAAGAACCGCTTCTCTGGGCTGCTGAACATTCACCAGCGGCGAATCGGGAATCAGAGGGTGCATCGCGCAGACGTCGCAAAGCTCGTCACGAGCTGCCGAGTCATCTACATCCACCGGACGGTCCGGGACTGGCTGATGGAGGCGAATGGAGCGGGAGAACGACTGAAGGCTCGTCAGTCGCAGGACTTTGACGCCCATCTTCGCCTTTTGCGATCCTACGTCCTACGCCTCAAGTTTCCCCTTGATGAAATTGAACATCACCGTCGTTTGGACGAGTGGTATCCCGACATTGCGCTCGCCATGAGCCACGCCCGGTACATCGCCAACGACCCGGAGAATCTTCAGCGGCCCCTCCTCAATGAAATGAACGAGACTCTTTCATGGCTGTGGCTAGAGAAACCTTCAGACCCTTACGATCATTGGGCAAAGAGCACGTTTGGCGCGTATGAGATCCGGATGAAGGCCCCTCCGATTCGAAGACCCTTTCTGTGTCTCGCCACCAAATTTGGGCTTAGAGAGTATGTCTCCCAGGAGGTTCAACATGCTCAGACCTCGAAcggcgaagatgaggaacGTGAGGACGACTCGACCCCGTTACTGTCGTACGCAACCGAGTTCCTCTGTTCTCGCAACAAAACTATCTTCCCGCTGTCATCCCCCAAACTCGTCCGCTTCCTTATCACGCATCAGTCTACCATCAATCCGGGCCCAGACCACAAGTACAGGCATTTCGTAACTGGTCAGTCTATTACACCCTGGCTGGCGGTTCTTCGGCACCTCCGCGATGCGAAACGAAGAAACTGGATCGAGCACTATGATATCGACCCGGAGGGCACTCAAAGATGGGCTGAAATTGTAACCATCTTTATTGAGCACGCGGATGCTAAGGCTGTGGTAAAGAGAGATGCGTGGGATCCAGAGATTACGGCTCTTGGGGTCATGAAGTTGTTGGAGGACACGTATGGGGCAGCAGATATGCAGAGATTGAGGGTGCTCATGGAGTCACGGATTGAACAGATGCAATAG
- a CDS encoding Zn(2)-C6 fungal-type domain-containing protein → MMCPLSSRPAPSLDDNGLLSSVSRCRSLLPGPVSSSEGPTSGSDQGPSLPSLRPRANLTKIACESCRKRKAKCYGERPTCTGCINRGVQCHYQASDQDQHVLKRKYDEIKKKANTYEQLYHLLTCLPERDAQGILRRLREGADVATATQQVKDGDLPLQPAWSPEKRLHYEFPYSSSMPVALLSPDNPYLGSPVFEITSYALPQSTEQTEVWASQSETIYMTPYNAAELMDPYIPNIQVSKWTSIETDDELLRALLRAYFLNNYTNYTCFHKDIFLQAMRDGDTRFCSPLLVNAVLAEACHSYRGATHRAQFWRPETLGYRFLAEAKRLWELESGKVKLTTLHAAMVLHVIYAINGMDQVGVSYLIQSVLLAQGLKLFAPEQTEGRTRTARVFTAWALYRWQSLQAFHNFRAPLIREPPATPMPDLDEEPSWYGELWLRYPPSSTLVPMHFGYVYRAQTELRSIANGIACIIFEGQKTARSLPASDLARFQKALDDWYNALPEPINSHKAVLPCQLIMHMEYCVLLFKISQMMLEKTKPRISTSVEAVNNDTRPYKSVAYALRCLETVLRLYYLRHSFEHSDTYLTYFLSILANTTIENMNSDSVSPDVETLKILRATLILAVKGLYDQGQHVYVSSAMCRLMRDRMTKEDMNGLRRHTTWKDDQPLVPYYFRSTFPVTIVMLDEDWQMETVQNLAKKYDQLALEANKSESSVAITPDRGSE, encoded by the exons ATGATGTGTCCATTATCTTCTCGTCCAGCTCCATCTCTCGATGACAACGGATTGCTTTCGAGTGTCTCCAGATGTCGTAGCCTTCTACCAGGTCCAGTATCGAGTTCTGAGGGCCCCACCTCTGGTTCCGACCAAGGACCATCTCTACCATCCCTCCGTCCCCGAGCCAACCTGACAAAGATCGCCTGCGAATCGTGTCGGAAACGAAAGGCCAAG TGCTATGGCGAACGTCCGACATGCACGGGTTGTATCAACAGAGGTGTCCAATGTCATTACCAGGCCTCAGACCAGGACCAGCATGTCCTAAAGCGGAAGTACGAtgagataaaaaaaaaagccaatACCTACGAACAACTCTACCACCTCCTGACATGTCTGCCGGAGCGGGACGCCCAGGGCATCCTCCGCAGACTTCGCGAGGGCGCCGACGTCGCCACAGCCACGCAACAGGTGAAAGACGGCGACCTTCCGCTACAGCCAGCATGGTCGCCAGAGAAACGACTTCATTATGAGTTCCCTTATTCCTCTTCTATGCCGGTTGCTCTGTTATCACCGGACAACCCGTATCTCGGCTCACCAGTATTCGAAATTACGTCCTACGCTCTGCCGCAGTCAACAGAGCAAACAGAGGTTTGGGCAAGCCAGTCCGAGACCATTTACATGACGCCGTATAACGCAGCAGAACTGATGGACCCTTACATACCGAACATTCAAGTTTCCAAGTGGACATCGATTGAGACAGACGATGAGTTGCTGCGAGCACTCTTGCGAGCGTACTTTCTCAATAATTATACGAATTACACTTGTTTTCATAAAgacatcttcctccaggCCATGAGAGACGGCGATACTCGATTTTGCTCTCCTTTACTCGTCAACGCCGTCCTTGCTGAAGCTTGT caTAGCTATCGTGGAGCCACCCACCGTGCCCAGTTTTGGAGACCAGAGACTCTAGGCTATAGGTTCCTCGCAGAGGCGAAACGACTCTGGGAGCTAGAGAGCGGTAAGGTCAAGCTCACCACTCTGCATGCCGCAATGGTGTTACATGTTATCTACGCCATTAATGGGATGGATCAGGTCGGCGTATCTTATCTCATACAGTCGGTTCTATTGGCACAGGGCCTGAAGCTTTTTGCACCGGAGCAGACGGAAGGGAGAACGAGGACTGCCCGTGTATTTACTGCTTGGGCCCTATATCGCTGGCAATC ATTGCAGGCCTTCCATAACTTTAGGGCTCCCCTGATCAGAGAACCTCCAGCGACGCCTATGCCAGACCTAGACGAGGAACCCTCGTGGTATGGGGAACTCTGGTTAAGATACCCGCCCAGTTCGACACTTGTACCAATGCACTTTGGATATGTCTATCGAGCTCAAACGGAACTACGCAGTATTGCAAATGGTATTGCCTGTATCATATTCGAGGGCCAAAAAACAGCTCGGAGTTTGCCAGCAAGCGACCTTGCTCGTTTTCAAAAGGCACTCGACGACTGGTACAATGCTCTCCCAGAACCTATCAATTCGCACAAGGCAGTGCTACCGTGTCAGCTCATAATGCA CATGGAGTACTGTGTTTTGCTTTTCAAAATCTCCCAAATGATGCTAGAAAAGACGAAGCCACGCATATCAACAAGTGTTGAAGCAGTCAATAATGACACTCGACCTTACAAATCTGTTGCATACGCTTTAAGATGTCTCGAAACTGTACTTCGTCTCTACTACCTACGCCACAGCTTCGAGCACAGCGACACATACCTGACCTACTTCCTCTCCATCCTAGCAAATACGACCATCGAGAACATGAATAGCGACTCAGTATCCCCGGATGTGGAAACTCTCAAAATCCTACGCGCAACACTTATCCTCGCTGTCAAAGGCCTCTACGACCAAGGCCAGCATGTATACGTCTCGTCCGCCATGTGCCGGCTGATGCGGGACCGCATGACGAAGGAAGACATGAACGGGCTGAGGCGACACACGACGTGGAAGGACGATCAACCGCTAGTCCCATACTACTTTAGATCGACGTTTCCGGTGACAATAGTGATGCTGGATGAGGATTGGCAGATGGAGACGGTGCAGAACCTGGCTAAGAAGTATGATCAGTTGGCACTCGAGGCGAATAAGAGTGAGAGTAGCGTGGCCATCACACCGGATAGGGGGTCCGAGTAG